A genomic window from Streptomyces sp. WMMC940 includes:
- a CDS encoding type II secretion system F family protein, which produces MANLPLLTIGVTLLACVLGVIGVHVYSAGRAQRQALVDRMSQTGQIALPAGRRRRFRGVDRRLRGTALGKRIEHKIATTGLDLTPGEYVVYVIGALLAVYFTIGAVFAPFFGILAAVIGLWGANAFLNWQRAKRTEAFINQLPEFTRVLANATQAGLAMRTALAMAAEELDDPAGEELMRVADQLAVGHSLDDALGELAERLPSRELVVLVTTLVLSNRAGGQVVSSLRNLTETLEERKETRREVTTLLSQVKVTALAVPLLGLSFLLMINAIRPGALDKMTASVVGQFAVVIAFGMYAVGFFLIRRMSRIRV; this is translated from the coding sequence GTGGCTAATCTCCCGCTCCTGACGATCGGCGTCACCCTGCTCGCGTGCGTTCTCGGCGTCATCGGCGTGCACGTCTACTCCGCGGGCAGGGCCCAGCGCCAGGCGCTCGTCGACCGGATGTCCCAGACCGGGCAGATCGCCCTTCCCGCGGGCCGGCGGCGCCGCTTCCGCGGGGTGGACCGGCGGCTGCGCGGCACCGCACTCGGCAAGCGGATCGAGCACAAGATCGCCACGACCGGCCTGGACCTCACCCCGGGCGAGTACGTCGTCTACGTGATCGGCGCCCTGCTCGCCGTCTACTTCACCATCGGGGCCGTCTTCGCACCGTTCTTCGGCATCCTGGCCGCCGTCATCGGCCTCTGGGGTGCCAACGCCTTCCTCAACTGGCAGCGCGCCAAGCGGACCGAGGCGTTCATCAACCAGCTCCCGGAGTTCACCCGCGTCCTCGCCAACGCCACCCAGGCCGGACTCGCGATGCGCACCGCGCTCGCCATGGCCGCCGAGGAGCTGGACGACCCGGCCGGCGAGGAGCTCATGCGTGTCGCCGACCAGCTCGCCGTGGGCCACTCCCTGGACGACGCGCTGGGCGAGCTCGCCGAGCGACTGCCCTCCCGCGAACTGGTCGTCCTCGTCACGACCCTCGTCCTCTCCAACCGTGCGGGCGGCCAGGTCGTCAGCTCGCTGCGCAACCTGACCGAGACGCTGGAGGAGCGAAAGGAGACCCGGCGCGAAGTCACGACCCTGCTCTCGCAGGTGAAGGTGACCGCGCTCGCCGTTCCCCTCCTCGGACTCAGCTTCCTACTGATGATCAACGCCATACGTCCGGGCGCTCTGGACAAGATGACCGCCTCGGTCGTCGGCCAGTTCGCCGTCGTCATCGCCTTCGGCATGTACGCCGTCGGCTTCTTCCTCATCCGCCGTATGTCCCGGATCCGGGTCTGA
- a CDS encoding CpaF family protein: MSLRARMNNPEPSPGHGADSQLVGIYRAKLLEEIDLAEMSTLQAAERRARLERVLGHIISREGPVLSSVERSQLIRRVVDEALGLGILEPLLEDASISEIMVNGPEQVFVERRGRLELLPMRFSSNEQLMQTIERIVSTVNRRVDEANPMVDARLPSGERVNVIIPPLSLSGPILTIRRFPRAFTLREMIELGSLDDQMTMLLSGLVRAKFNVIVSGATGTGKTTLLNALSGLIPDGERIVTIEDSAELQLQQNHVITLESRPPNVEGKGRITIRDLVRNSLRMRPDRIIVGEVRGGETLDMLQAMSTGHDGSLATVHANSAEDALMRLQTLGSMSEIEIPFVAIKDQINSAVDVIVQLTRHADGSRRITEIAVLDSHGREEYRIVSVCRFNAQPMSADGLIHGSFEYLPLPRRVAERLYMKNEPIPPAFGVADSEDQLTLRRAVA, encoded by the coding sequence CGGAGATGTCCACGCTGCAGGCCGCCGAGCGGCGCGCGCGGCTGGAGCGCGTGCTGGGCCACATCATCAGCCGCGAGGGGCCGGTGCTGTCCTCGGTCGAGCGCTCGCAGCTGATCCGCCGGGTCGTGGACGAAGCCCTCGGCCTCGGCATCCTTGAGCCCCTGCTGGAGGACGCCTCCATCAGCGAGATCATGGTGAACGGACCCGAGCAGGTGTTCGTCGAGCGCCGCGGCCGGCTGGAGCTGCTGCCCATGCGGTTCAGCTCGAACGAACAGCTCATGCAGACCATCGAGCGCATCGTCTCGACCGTCAACCGCCGTGTGGACGAGGCCAATCCGATGGTGGACGCCCGGCTGCCCAGCGGGGAGCGCGTCAACGTGATCATCCCGCCGCTCTCCCTCAGCGGCCCGATCCTCACCATCCGGCGCTTCCCCCGTGCGTTCACTCTCCGCGAGATGATCGAGCTCGGTTCCCTCGACGACCAGATGACGATGCTGCTGTCGGGCCTCGTCCGGGCGAAGTTCAACGTGATCGTCTCCGGGGCGACCGGCACGGGCAAGACCACGCTGCTCAACGCGCTGTCGGGGCTCATCCCCGACGGGGAGCGCATCGTCACCATCGAGGACTCGGCGGAACTCCAGCTGCAGCAGAACCATGTGATCACGCTGGAGAGCCGGCCTCCGAACGTCGAGGGCAAGGGGCGGATCACCATCCGCGACCTGGTCCGCAACTCGCTGCGCATGCGCCCCGACCGCATCATCGTCGGTGAGGTCCGAGGCGGCGAAACGCTTGACATGCTCCAGGCAATGTCGACGGGTCACGACGGCTCCCTCGCCACCGTCCACGCCAACAGCGCGGAGGACGCGCTGATGCGGCTGCAGACCCTGGGCTCCATGTCCGAGATCGAGATCCCGTTCGTGGCGATCAAGGACCAGATCAACAGTGCGGTCGACGTGATCGTCCAGCTCACCCGGCACGCCGACGGCTCCCGCAGGATCACCGAGATCGCCGTCCTGGACTCCCACGGCAGGGAGGAGTACCGCATCGTCTCGGTCTGCCGGTTCAACGCCCAGCCGATGTCCGCCGACGGTCTGATCCACGGTTCCTTCGAGTACCTGCCGCTGCCGCGCCGGGTCGCCGAGCGGCTCTACATGAAGAACGAACCGATCCCGCCGGCCTTCGGCGTCGCCGACTCGGAGGACCAGCTCACACTGCGCAGGGCGGTGGCATGA